A region of Dioscorea cayenensis subsp. rotundata cultivar TDr96_F1 chromosome 5, TDr96_F1_v2_PseudoChromosome.rev07_lg8_w22 25.fasta, whole genome shotgun sequence DNA encodes the following proteins:
- the LOC120261430 gene encoding cyclin-dependent kinase G-2-like — MKVEKDEDGSLIPKHYAFSLLARVSLRGGGDRREGRRFRFNEIGKQGFHGEFQRRNEYYQDRFLDRNFDGGRVRDCKGRSDVMHGEIKKLDLEVRRCQSGVSSPPSRKRKLSQILSDGGDDEQSQNMDSGRKNHSVVEDGADPNRVFEKFDVELPQNPVIEMEEDRVHTRNISTSRWADVDDEDDEARAVSSPEVGEIVTRGSSRSSGAKSSQSEQSGASHSDGLMDVDGGDDVADFDSLESSPPKGINMLQGCRSVDEFEKLNKVNEGTYGVVYRARDKKTGEIVALKKVKMEKEREGFPITSLREINILLSSHHSSIVEVKEVVIGSSLDSIFMVMEFMDHDLKGLMDSMKQPFSQSDVKCLMLQLLEGVKYLHDNWVLHRDLKTSNLLLNNRGELKICDFGLSRQYGSPLKPYTQLVVTLWYRAPELLLGAKQYTTAIDMWSLGCIMAELLTKEPLFKGKTEMDQLDKLFKMLGTPNDGIWPGFSKLVHPNVKFTKQKGDKLREKFRPTFFSGHPVLSLAGLDLLHRLLCYNPAERITAEEALQHEWFREVPLPKSKDFLPTFPSQNTRERNLGATLEQKLFHLK; from the exons ATGAAGGTGGAAAAGGATGAGGATGGTT ccCTAATTCCGAAACACTACGCGTTTTCTTTGCTTGCGAGGGTTTCTCTTCGTGGCGGAGGTGATCGGCGAGAAGGGCGGCGTTTCAG attcaatgaaattggGAAGCAGGGATTCCATGGGGAATTTCAAAGAAGAAACGAGTACTATCAAGATCGGTTTCTTGATAGGAATTTTGATGGAGGCCGTGTCCGTGATTGCAAAGGTAGGTCGGATGTTATGCATGGGGAAATCAAGAAATTGGACCTCGAGGTTCGTAGATGCCAGTCAGGGGTTTCATCCCCTCCGAGTAGGAAAAGGAAATTGTCGCAGATTCTATCTGATGGAGGTGATGATGAGCAATCTCAGAACATGGACTCTGGAAGAAAGAATCATTCGGTGGTGGAGGATGGTGCCGATCCAAACCGTGTTTTTGAGAAGTTTGATGTTGAACTGCCTCAGAACCCTGTAATTGAGATGGAGGAGGATCGTGTCCACACAAGGAACATCTCCACATCAAGATGGgctgatgttgatgatgaagatgatgaagcccGAGCGGTATCAAGTCCTGAGGTTGGTGAGATAGTCACtagagggagttccaggtcatCCGGAGCCAAGTCATCACAATCAGAACAGTCTGGCGCTTCACATAGTGATGGACTGATGGATGttgatggtggtgatgatgtTGCAGATTTTGATTCATTGGAAAGCTCACCACCAAAAGGTATAAACATGTTGCAAGGTTGCCGCAGTGTAGATGAGTTTGAGAAGTTGAATAAGGTTAATGAGGGTACTTATGGAGTAGTTTATAGAGCTAGGGATAAGAAAACTGGGGAGATTGTGGCTTTGAAGAAGgtgaagatggagaaggagaGGGAGGGGTTTCCCATAACCTCTTTGAGGGAGATCAATATTCTTTTGTCTTCTCACCACTCTTCTATTGTTGAGGTGAAAGAGGTAGTCATTGGCAGCAGTCTTGATAGTATTTTTATGGTTATGGAGTTCATGGACCATGATCTCAAGGGTTTGATGGACTCGATGAAGCAACCCTTCAGCCAAAGTGATGTGAAGTGTTTGATGTTGCAATTGTTGGAGGGTGTCAAGTATCTTCATGACAATTGGGTGCTCCACAG GGATCTCAAAACTTCAAACCTTCTTTTGAACAATCGTGGCGAGCTGAAAATTTGTGACTTTGGGTTATCCCGCCAGTATGGGAGTCCATTAAAGCCATATACTCAGTTAGTTGTGACTTTGTGGTACAG GGCACCTGAGCTTTTGTTAGGAGCAAAACAATATACAACTGCTATTGACATGTGGTCACTGGGTTGTATAATGGCTGAACTTCTTACGAAGGAGCCATTGTTTAAGGGGAAGACTGAAATGGATCAACTTGACAAG TTATTCAAAATGCTTGGCACGCCAAATGATGGGATATGGCCAGGATTTTCAAAATTGGTCCATCCCAATGTTAAATTCACGAAGCAGAA GGGTGACAAGCTGCGTGAGAAGTTCCGTCCAACATTCTTTTCTGGGCATCCTGTTCTGTCTTTAGCTGGTTTGGATTTACTGCACAGACTACTATGTTACAATCCTGCTGAG CGGATTACTGCAGAAGAGGCTCTCCAGCATGAGTGGTTTCGTGAAGTTCCCTTGCCGAAATCAAAGGATTTCTTGCCAACTTTTCCCTCTCAAAACACAAGGGAGCGAAATCTTGGAGCTACCCTTGAACAAAAACTTTTCCACCTTAAATGA
- the LOC120261428 gene encoding AP2/ERF and B3 domain-containing transcription factor At1g51120-like, whose protein sequence is METKLSFTLTGQEEAETSTRFKGVVLQQNGHWGAQIYTNHTRIWLGTFKTERAAAMAYDSAAIKLHRSNAHRNFPWNELTSLEPHFQELFTTEAVLAMIRDGSYENRFSEFLHFMRNSKLKSKTMLGGSFGKDGVKCVELFDKELTPSDVGKLNRLVVPKKHAVQYFPVMMEGSVEEMMLEFRDREDGVWMFRYCYWKSSQSYVFTKGWNKFVKEKGLRAKDVIVFYRCEERGERGERSYCMIDVVKHGGDGDVELELGLKMEEEEEEEEEEKKVVKLFGACIS, encoded by the coding sequence ATGGAAACCAAACTCAGTTTCACGTTAACAGGACAAGAAGAAGCCGAAACATCGACAAGATTCAAAGGTGTAGTTCTTCAGCAAAACGGGCACTGGGGAGCACAAATATACACTAATCACACCCGAATATGGCTCGGAACATTCAAGACGGAGCGCGCCGCTGCCATGGCCTATGACAGTGCGGCCATCAAGCTCCACCGGAGCAACGCTCACCGGAATTTCCCTTGGAATGAACTTACTTCACTCGAACCACACTTTCAAGAACTCTTCACAACCGAAGCTGTTCTTGCCATGATTAGAGATGGGTCTTATGAAAATAGATTCTCCGAGTTCTTGCACTTCATGAGGAATTCAAAATTGAAGAGTAAGACGATGTTGGGGGGGTCTTTTGGGAAAGATGGAGTTAAGTGTGTGGAGCTTTTTGATAAGGAGTTGACGCCGAGCGATGTCGGGAAGTTGAATAGATTGGTAGTGCCGAAGAAGCATGCGGTGCAGTACTTTCCGGTGATGATGGAGGGGAGTGTGGAGGAGATGATGCTTGAGTTTAGGGATAGGGAGGATGGAGTGTGGATGTTTAGGTATTGTTATTGGAAGAGTAGTCAGAGTTATGTGTTTACAAAAGGGTGGAATAAGTTTGTGAAGGAGAAAGGGTTGAGGGCTAAAGATGTGATTGTGTTTTATAGGTGTGAGGAGAGGGGAGAAAGGGGTGAGAGGAGTTATTGTATGATTGATGTGGTGAAGCATGGTGGTGATGGAGATGTGGAGTTGGAGCTTGGGTTGAaaatggaggaggaggaggaggaggaggaggaagagaagaaggtggTGAAGTTGTTTGGGGCTTGTATTAGTTGA